The sequence CGGGCGGCGGTCAATAAACTGGCAACACCCGTCTTCAACACGGGTGGCGTTATATCTGATCGGGTTAAAACGGTATCGTAGTAGCGACGCACCACATCGAGCGCATAATCGAAGGCATCACCCTCGTTCTGCACATACCCTTGTACGATTGCTAGCGTTAGTGGTTCATCTTTCCCTCGCAGATATTCAATGAACCCGGCTACCGGTGGGGTGTGCAGAAAACCAACCTCTTCGGTCAAAAAACGCCCCAATTCTAGATCAGGATTACGCCCTAGCTCGATTTTGCGGAAGAGCTTCATCATCAATCGATTGCCGAAATTGATCGATGAGTTGCTCTGCTCACCGCGTACCAAACTCGGTTCGAGACCATCGCTCCCGCTCAGCAACTTGCGCAGGGCGCGTGTCGTACCACCGACTAGCTCACCACCCCGTTCACCGTGCAGCCGCCGTCGTCCGATAGTCAATTCTAGCAGAGCAGACGCAAAACGCCGTTCACCCAACGGATCGTAGAGAATACCGGCTTCGGCGCGGCGGCCAACGCGCAAGCGGGCGATCACCATGTGTCGTTGATCGGCCAGAATCTGATCGGCTCGCTCCCCCTCGGCATAAGCCATCGGCAACAGGTATATCTCCGGCCCGCCCTCGACATACTGCACCTGTAAGAGGGTCAGATATGCCGGACCGCCAGCATAGTCGAGACGGGCAAACTCATCGATATTGACTTGTTTAATCTTGCGTGTTTTTGCCCCAAACCAGCGACGATACCGGAGATAATCGGGTAAAACCCGCTCAAGTCGAGTCTGCCGACCATCGTAAAAGATGGCATCCCACTCGATAGCATCAACCGGAATTTCTACTAATTCAGTTTCAGGCTGCGGCTGTACTACTCGTACCCCTTCGACGCGCTGTGGCACCAGGGTAAACCAGTAGAAACTGTGTGGACCGAGGGTTAGGAAATAGGGCTGATCGCCAATCGGAGGAAACTCAACCTGACCAAACAACTCAACCGGCATCAGTCCACGGTACGGCGAGAGATCAAGCTCGACTCCTTGCACAAATCGCGAGAGATTAAAGACGGCTAGTAGAATCTGGTCTGTCGTTTTGCGCAAGAAACAGAGCACTTTTCGGTTGTCAGGATAGAGAAATTCAAGAGTACCGCGCCCGAACGCTGCGTAACGCTTTCGCAACGCTATCAAGCGCTTCGTCCACCACAGAAGCGAATGCTGATTAGTGCTCTGAGTTTCGACATTCACCGTTTCATAGTGGTACTCTGGGTCAGTAATGACCGGCAAGTATAATTGTTGAGGGTTGGCCCGTGAAAAACCGGCATTGCGGTCGCCACTCCATTGCATTGGCGTGCGGACACCGTTGCGGTCACCGAGATAGATGTTATCGCCCATCCCGATCTCGTCGCCATAATAGATCACTGGTGTACCGGGGAGCGAAAAGAGTAACCCATTCATGAGTTCAATTTTCCGGCGATGGTTGCCAAGCAATGGCGCCAACCGCCGTCGAATACCGAGATTGATCCGGGCTTGTGGATCACGGGCGTACACACGGTACATATAGTCGCGTTCTTCATCGGTTACCATCTCGAGGGTTAGTTCATCGTGGTTACGAAGGAAGATCGCCCACTGGCAATTATCGGGGATAGGTGGCGTTTGCCGCATAATGTCGATAATCGGGTAGCGATCCTCAAGATGTACCGCCATAAAAAGGCGTGGCATTACCGGAAAATGGAAGGCCATATGGCACTCATCGCCATCGCCAAAGTATGCCACCGCATCTTCTGGCCACTGGTTGGCTTCGGCCAGAAACATACGCCCGTGGTACTTTTCGTCCATGTGGCGGCGTAACCGTTTGAGAAAGGCGTGGGTTTCTGGCAGGTTTTCACAGTTTGTACCCTCGGCTTCGTAGAGATATGGGATCGCATCGAGACGCATGCCATCAACACCCAGATCGAGCCAGAACTCCATCGCCTTAAAAACAGCACGTTGTACTGCCGGATTTTCAAAATTAAGATCAGGCTGATGACTGTAGAAACGGTGCCAGTAGTAGGCCTGAGCGACCGGATCCCACGTCCAATTGCTGGTCTCAAAATCTTTGAAGATAACCCGCGCATCTTTATACCGGTCAGGTGTATCCGACCAGACGTAAAAATTGCGTGCTGACGTGCCGGGCTTCGCCCGTCGCGCACGTTGGAACCAGGGATGCTGGTCTGAGGTGTGATTACAGACCAGCTCGGTGATCACTCGTAGCCCACGGCGATGCGCTTCACGGATAAAAACTTTAAAGTCGGACAGCGTGCCGTAGTTAGGATGAATATTGGTGTAGTCGGCAATATCATAACCATCATCACGGAGTGGCGAGGGGTAAAACGGGAGCAGCCAGATTGCTGTCACGCCCAAGTCTTGCAGGTAATCGAGCTTGCTGGTCAGGCCAGGAAAGTCTCCAATACCGTCACCGTTGCTATCGCAAAAAGCACGCACATGCAACTCGTAGATGATCGCATCTTTATACCAAAGTGGATCATCAGCTAATAGAGTCGGCGTCTTGGCCGGACGGACACGATTCATGCTACTCCCTCATCCACCATTATCAGGCGAAATACTCAAAGCCACGCTCATCACGACGTAACCGGCGAATACAAAAGATATGCACCGGTGCAGCCGGACTTAATTCCACATAGTTAAACTCACCCGACCAGGGATACCGTGCATCGGACAACAGGTCGTGGGCCTGGAAAACACCGTTAAGATTCCATTCGGCCAGTGGTACCTGCACCCAACCACGATGAGTGCGTTCAGGATCGAGGTTGACCACCACCAGAATAATGTCCTGGCCGTCGGTCGAGGTCTTACTATATGCCAGCAGCCACTCGTGTTCGTGAAAATCAATATCGACCCGGTGGAAGCGTAATGTATCATTGCGTTGTAACGCCGGATGCTCGCGGCGGATGCGATTGAGTTGCGCAATGTAGTGTCGCAGGCTATGTGGTGCATTGAGGTTCCAGTACCGAATCTCGTACTTTTCGTTGTCGATATACTCTTCACGTCCGGCCACCGGCACGTGTTCCATCAACTCGTATGCCGGGCCATAGATTCCCCAGCTCGCGGTGAGGGTAGCCGCCATGGCTGCGCGGGTCATAAACACCGCCCGTTGACCGGTATAAAATTGAGGGGTCAGGATGTCAGGCGTATTCGGCCAGAAATTCGGGATGAAGAAATCACTGACCGGGCGCGAATTGAGTTCCAGCAGATAACTGGTTAGCTCATGTTTGGTGGTGCGCCAGGTGTAATAGGTATAACTCTGGGTAAAGCCAATCTTTGCCAGATGGTACATCACTTTCGGGCGGGTAAACGCTTCCGAGAGAAAGATCAGATCGGGATAGCTGCTCTTCAACGAATTGAGGCACCAGTCCCAGAAGCGGAAGCTCTTGGTATGTGGGTTGTCTACGCGGAAGATGCGCACCCCTTGCTCAATCCAAAATTCAAAGATGCGGCGTAACTCTTGCCACAACCCCTGCCAGTCATCCGATTCAAAATCGAAGGGGTAGATGTCCTGATACTTTTTCGGTGGATTCTCGGCGTACTGGATTGTACCATCTGGCCGGGCGCGGAACCATTCTGGATGTTCACGCACATACGGGTGATCAGGCGAGCACTGAAATGCAATGTCAAGGGCGATCTCGATCCCGTATTTCTGCGCTTCAGTGACCAGTGCGCGAAAATCGTCCAGGGTTCCCAATTCAGGATGGATACTCATATGGCCGCCATCGGCATTGCCAATGGCCCACGGGCTACCCGGATCATTCGGCCCGGCGGTGAGGCTATTGTTCTTCCCCTTGCGGAAGGTATACCCAATTGGATGAATTGGCGGCAGGTAGAGCACATCAAAACCGAGTTCAGCGATATACGGCAACCGCTTAATGACATCGCGGAACGTACCGTGCCGCCCCGGTTCATCGGCTGTCGAACGCGGGAAAAGCTCGTACCAGGCCGAAAAGCGTGCTCGCTCACGCTCCACCGTTATCGGGTAGACCTCCGATTCGGTCGCGAACCGGCGTGGTAAATGAACAGCCACGAGCGA comes from Chloroflexus sp. Y-396-1 and encodes:
- the treS gene encoding maltose alpha-D-glucosyltransferase, translating into MNRVRPAKTPTLLADDPLWYKDAIIYELHVRAFCDSNGDGIGDFPGLTSKLDYLQDLGVTAIWLLPFYPSPLRDDGYDIADYTNIHPNYGTLSDFKVFIREAHRRGLRVITELVCNHTSDQHPWFQRARRAKPGTSARNFYVWSDTPDRYKDARVIFKDFETSNWTWDPVAQAYYWHRFYSHQPDLNFENPAVQRAVFKAMEFWLDLGVDGMRLDAIPYLYEAEGTNCENLPETHAFLKRLRRHMDEKYHGRMFLAEANQWPEDAVAYFGDGDECHMAFHFPVMPRLFMAVHLEDRYPIIDIMRQTPPIPDNCQWAIFLRNHDELTLEMVTDEERDYMYRVYARDPQARINLGIRRRLAPLLGNHRRKIELMNGLLFSLPGTPVIYYGDEIGMGDNIYLGDRNGVRTPMQWSGDRNAGFSRANPQQLYLPVITDPEYHYETVNVETQSTNQHSLLWWTKRLIALRKRYAAFGRGTLEFLYPDNRKVLCFLRKTTDQILLAVFNLSRFVQGVELDLSPYRGLMPVELFGQVEFPPIGDQPYFLTLGPHSFYWFTLVPQRVEGVRVVQPQPETELVEIPVDAIEWDAIFYDGRQTRLERVLPDYLRYRRWFGAKTRKIKQVNIDEFARLDYAGGPAYLTLLQVQYVEGGPEIYLLPMAYAEGERADQILADQRHMVIARLRVGRRAEAGILYDPLGERRFASALLELTIGRRRLHGERGGELVGGTTRALRKLLSGSDGLEPSLVRGEQSNSSINFGNRLMMKLFRKIELGRNPDLELGRFLTEEVGFLHTPPVAGFIEYLRGKDEPLTLAIVQGYVQNEGDAFDYALDVVRRYYDTVLTRSDITPPVLKTGVASLLTAARQKPPALAEELIGGYLESARLLGQRTAEMHQALAKGSGPAMAPEPFSTLYQRSIYQSVRSLIGRTFQDLRKLLPSLPASVRPAAERIVQSEELLLTRLQRITGDKIETIRTRIHGDYHLEQVLFTGKDYMIIDFEGEPLRPISERRIKRSPLRDVAGMLRSYQYAAYAVLYTRDGTLNNPDEIERLQRWADFWSFWVCVAFLDGYLTTAAHEAFIPNDPGDLEILLETFVVEKAIYELNYEMNNRPDWLPIPINGILRQIEE
- a CDS encoding alpha-1,4-glucan--maltose-1-phosphate maltosyltransferase produces the protein MTVKESRTRARRTATKTKLDLAAIGEGRRRVIIEAVEPTIDGGRYPVKRIIGDTLTVSCDLFADGHDEVTAVVRHRPVGSKSWHEAPMRMLVNDRWEGQFTLTSIGRHEFQIVAWIDRFATWVHQLEKRLAAGQDVRVDLQIGAMLVGEAARQASGADAAVLHVAEAALMAGDIDTAFAGEIHSLVAVHLPRRFATESEVYPITVERERARFSAWYELFPRSTADEPGRHGTFRDVIKRLPYIAELGFDVLYLPPIHPIGYTFRKGKNNSLTAGPNDPGSPWAIGNADGGHMSIHPELGTLDDFRALVTEAQKYGIEIALDIAFQCSPDHPYVREHPEWFRARPDGTIQYAENPPKKYQDIYPFDFESDDWQGLWQELRRIFEFWIEQGVRIFRVDNPHTKSFRFWDWCLNSLKSSYPDLIFLSEAFTRPKVMYHLAKIGFTQSYTYYTWRTTKHELTSYLLELNSRPVSDFFIPNFWPNTPDILTPQFYTGQRAVFMTRAAMAATLTASWGIYGPAYELMEHVPVAGREEYIDNEKYEIRYWNLNAPHSLRHYIAQLNRIRREHPALQRNDTLRFHRVDIDFHEHEWLLAYSKTSTDGQDIILVVVNLDPERTHRGWVQVPLAEWNLNGVFQAHDLLSDARYPWSGEFNYVELSPAAPVHIFCIRRLRRDERGFEYFA